From a single Miscanthus floridulus cultivar M001 chromosome 8, ASM1932011v1, whole genome shotgun sequence genomic region:
- the LOC136477857 gene encoding salt tolerance receptor-like cytoplasmic kinase 1: MLPAGCGLLSCLRRDKGEAACRTDPRVADEPASSSLGKGSSEAPRRFAWAEIESVTAGFSSRVIGQGGFSTVYLACLSSSRLGAVKVQRSSERLHRAFRQELDVLLSLRHPHIVRLLGYCDEREEGVLVFEYAPNGDLHERLHGRGGKAAPLPWARRMAVAFQVAMALEHLHESRDPAVIHGDIKASNVLLDASLDAKLCDFGFAHVGFSAALQPPPDNAAAAPSSRAPASARPVPVMGSPGYVDPHFLRSGVATKKSDVYSFGVLLLELLTGREAMCADTGRRLAAAVGPTLSGEGGGKVDDMVDRRLGDEYDAHEAATVAALALRCVSEGPGMRPSMAAVVRELQEKTTALISAAGCKPAGKMDS; encoded by the exons ATGCTGCCCGCCGGGTGTGGCCTCCTCTCGTGCCTCCGCCGCGACAAGGGTGAGGCGGCCTGCCGGACCGACCCCCGCGTCGCGGACGAGCCCGCGTCGTCGTCGCTCGGCAAGGGCAGCAGCGAGGCGCCCAGGCGGTTCGCGTGGGCCGAGATCGAGTCCGTCACGGCGGGCTTCTCGTCCCGCGTCATCGGCCAGGGCGGCTTCAGCACCGTGTACCTGGCCTGCCTCTCCTCCTCCCGCCTCGGCGCCGTCAAGGTGCAGCGCAGCAGCGAGCGACTCCACCGCGCCTTCCGCCAGGAGCTCGACGTGCTCCTCTCGCTCCGGCACCCGCACATCGTCCGCCTCCTCGGCTACTGCGACGAACGAG AGGAAGGCGTGCTGGTGTTCGAGTACGCCCCGAACGGCGACCTCCACGAGCGTCTCCATGGCCGCGGCGGCAAGGCGGCGCCGCTCCCGTGGGCGCGGCGCATGGCGGTGGCGTTCCAGGTGGCCATGGCGCTGGAGCACCTCCACGAGAGCCGCGACCCAGCGGTCATCCACGGCGACATCAAGGCCTCCAACGTGCTTCTCGACGCCAGCCTGGACGCCAAGCTCTGCGACTTCGGCTTCGCGCACGTCGGCTTCTCGGCCGCGCTCCAGCCGCCGCCAGACAAcgccgccgcggcgccgtcgTCCAGGGCGCCGGCGTCGGCGCGCCCCGTCCCCGTCATGGGCTCCCCGGGCTACGTCGACCCGCACTTCCTCCGCTCCGGCGTCGCCACCAAGAAgagcgacgtgtacagcttcggcgtgCTGCTGCTAGAGCTCCTCACGGGGCGGGAGGCCATGTGCGCCGACACGGGGCGCCGGCTCGCCGCCGCGGTGGGTCCTACACTCAGCGGCGAAGGAGGAGGAAAAGTAGACGACATGGTGGACCGGAGGCTCGGGGACGAGTACGACGCCCATGAGGCGGCGACCGTGGCGGCGCTTGCGCTGCGGTGCGTCAGCGAGGGCCCCGGGATGCGGCCCTCCATGGCGGCGGTGGTTCGCGAGCTCCAGGAGAAGACGACTGCGCTGATCTCGGCCGCTGGATGCAAACCAGCCGGCAAGATGGATTCCTGA